A single window of Nicotiana tomentosiformis chromosome 1, ASM39032v3, whole genome shotgun sequence DNA harbors:
- the LOC104105731 gene encoding premnaspirodiene oxygenase-like, with the protein MQFFNFFSLFLFVSFLFLLRKWKNSNSKIKILPPGPWKLPLLGSMFHMLGGHPHHVLTNLAKKYGPLVHLQLGEMSVVVVTSPEMAKEVLKTHDLAFASRPKFLASEIVFYNCSDIAFCPYGDYWRQMRKICMIELLTAKNVRSFSSIRRDEVHRMIEFFRSSIDQQVNVTKRIYQFTSSMTCRSAFGKVFKEQDEFILLVKRNTALMEGFDVADIFPSKKFLHVLSGKKARVMDVHHKIDAILENIINERKKIATGEVGGKGLIDVLLRLMKEGGLQFPITNDNIKAIIFDMFAAGTETSSVTIDWAMVEMMKNPSVLAKAQAEVRKAFRGKETFDENDVEELNYLKLVIKEAFRLHPPFPLLLPRECREETDINGYTIPLKAKVMVNVWAIGRDPKYWDDAESFKPERFEHNSMDFVGNNFEYLPFGSGRRNCPGISFGLANVYYPLAQLLYHFDWKLPNGINPNELDLTESAGATCARESNLHLIATPYQPCQE; encoded by the exons ATGCAGTTCTTCAACTTCTTTTCCCTATTCCTTTTTGTGTCTTTCCTCTTTTTGTTAAGGAAATGGAAGAACTCCAACAGCAAAATCAAAATATTGCCTCCAGGTCCATGGAAATTACCTTTACTTGGAAGCATGTTTCATATGCTAGGTGGACATCCACATCATGTCCTAACAAATTTAGCCAAAAAATATGGACCTCTTGTGCACCTTCAACTAGGGGAAATGTCTGTAGTTGTAGTTACTTCTCCTGAGATGGCAAAAGAAGTACTAAAAACTCATGACCTCGCTTTTGCATCTAGGCCTAAATTTTTGGCCTCCGAGATTGTCTTTTACAACTGTTCTGATATCGCCTTTTGCCCATATGGCGATTACTGGAGACAAATGCGTAAGATTTGTATGATTGAATTGCTTACTGCCAAAAATGTCCGGTCATTTAGCTCGATTAGACGAGATGAAGTTCATCGTATGATTGAATTTTTTCGATCATCTATTGATCAACAAGTTAATGTAACAAAGAGGATTTATCAATTCACAAGCTCTATGACATGTAGATCAGCATTTGGGAAAGTATTTAAGGAGCAAGacgaatttatattattagtcAAGAGAAATACAGCCTTAATGGAAGGGTTTGATGTGGCTGATATATTTCCATCAAAGAAATTTCTTCATGTGCTAAGTGGAAAGAAGGCTAGAGTTATGGATGTCCACCATAAGATAGATGCCATTCTTGAAAATATTATCAATGAGCGCAAGAAAATTGCAACTGGTGAAGTAGGAGGCAAAGGTTTAATTGACGTACTACTAAGACTTATGAAAGAGGGAGGCCTTCAATTTCCAATCACCAATGACAATATTAAAGCCATTATTTTT GATATGTTTGCTGCGGGAACAGAAACTTCATCGGTAACAATTGATTGGGCTATGGTGGAAATGATGAAGAATCCAAGTGTATTGGCCAAAGCTCAAGCAGAAGTAAGAAAAGCCTTTAGAGGGAAAGAAACTTTTGATGAAAATGATGTCGAGGAGTTGAATTACCTAAAGTTGGTCATTAAAGAAGCTTTCAGACTACATCCTCCATTTCCTCTTTTGCTCCCAAGAGAATGTAGGGAAGAAACAGACATAAACGGGTACACTATTCCTTTGAAAGCAAAAGTCATGGTTAATGTTTGGGCTATTGGTAGAGATCCAAAATATTGGGATGACGCAGAAAGCTTTAAACCTGAGAGATTTGAGCACAACTCTATGGACTTTGTTGGGAATAATTTTGAATATCTTCCTTTTGGTAGTGGAAGAAGGAATTGCCCCGGGATATCATTTGGTTTAGCTAATGTTTATTATCCACTGGCTCAATTGTTGTATCACTTTGATTGGAAACTCCCAAATGGAATCAATCCAAATGAACTAGACTTGACTGAATCGGCTGGAGCAACTTGTGCTAGAGAGAGCAACCTGCACTTGATCGCTACTCCTTATCAACCTTGTCAAGAGTGA